In Pseudobacter ginsenosidimutans, the following are encoded in one genomic region:
- a CDS encoding DMT family transporter, whose translation MRKAFIQLHTAVFIAGFTAILGKLITLNEALLVWYRLLFTIVTMWALFAFQKKLQRISAREMMKITGVGIIATLHWITFYASIKYSNVSVALVCFSSIGFFTAIMEPLITRNRFNYIELLLGLIAVLGISLIFHFDPTYKVGIIIGIISAMLGSVFPIMNRGLLRNHSTETVTLYELTGGFFFLTLVLPLYLHIFPTENLVPGWSDIIWLLILAWVCTVWAFQLSMHALKKISAFTVNLTYNLEPLYGITLAFLLFREDKMLTDAFYAGLGLIVCSVLLQTFLVYRSGKKLAAQKVKAE comes from the coding sequence ATGCGAAAAGCATTCATTCAACTACACACAGCCGTTTTCATAGCCGGCTTCACAGCTATATTGGGTAAACTGATCACTCTTAATGAAGCATTGCTGGTCTGGTACCGCCTGCTCTTTACCATCGTTACCATGTGGGCCCTGTTCGCGTTCCAGAAAAAACTGCAGCGCATCTCCGCCAGGGAAATGATGAAGATCACAGGTGTTGGTATTATTGCCACGCTTCACTGGATCACGTTTTACGCCAGTATCAAATATTCCAACGTATCGGTTGCGCTGGTATGTTTCTCATCAATCGGATTCTTTACCGCCATCATGGAACCGCTCATTACGAGGAACAGGTTCAATTATATTGAATTGTTACTTGGACTGATAGCGGTGCTCGGCATTTCCCTGATCTTCCATTTCGATCCTACTTACAAGGTTGGCATCATCATCGGGATCATTTCCGCCATGCTTGGTAGTGTATTCCCGATCATGAACAGGGGATTGCTCCGAAACCATTCCACTGAAACCGTTACACTGTATGAGCTCACGGGAGGATTCTTTTTCCTGACGCTGGTGCTGCCGCTTTACCTGCATATCTTCCCTACAGAGAACCTGGTGCCGGGCTGGTCTGATATCATCTGGCTGCTGATCCTGGCATGGGTTTGCACGGTGTGGGCATTCCAGTTGTCTATGCACGCACTGAAAAAGATCTCTGCATTTACCGTGAACCTGACGTATAACCTGGAGCCGCTCTACGGCATCACGCTCGCATTCCTGCTCTTCCGGGAAGATAAGATGCTGACAGATGCTTTCTATGCAGGCCTGGGATTAATCGTATGTTCCGTGCTGTTGCAAACTTTCCTTGTGTACAGATCAGGAAAGAAGCTGGCAGCCCAAAAGGTTAAAGCTGAGTAA
- a CDS encoding polyprenol monophosphomannose synthase: MEKIVIIPTYNERENIANIIEAIFSLHQGYHVLVIDDGSPDGTANIVKDYQQKFPSQLFLEQRTGKLGLGTAYIHGFKWALQRGYRFIFEMDADFSHNPQDLERLYEACKHGGADMAIGSRYVKGGGTVNWPWDRIFLSKGGSLYTRLITWMPVKDTTAGFVCYRAEVLETINLDQIHFLGYAFQIEMKFATWKLGFNIREVPIIFKDRKYGASKMHKGIVKEGILGVLKLRWYSLFKDYRNKVKNNLPPPAFRSSFKKDEVVNL; the protein is encoded by the coding sequence TTGGAAAAGATAGTTATCATACCTACTTATAACGAACGCGAGAATATTGCCAATATCATCGAAGCAATTTTTTCTCTGCATCAGGGCTATCATGTTCTTGTTATCGACGATGGTTCTCCCGATGGAACCGCGAATATTGTCAAAGATTATCAGCAAAAATTTCCATCACAACTTTTCCTCGAACAAAGGACCGGCAAACTCGGGTTGGGCACTGCCTATATCCATGGTTTCAAATGGGCCCTGCAGAGAGGATACCGTTTCATCTTTGAAATGGATGCTGATTTCTCCCATAATCCGCAGGACCTGGAACGGCTCTACGAAGCCTGTAAACATGGAGGCGCCGATATGGCTATCGGTAGCCGCTACGTGAAAGGCGGAGGCACTGTCAACTGGCCCTGGGACCGTATCTTCTTATCTAAAGGCGGCTCGCTCTATACCCGCCTCATCACCTGGATGCCCGTGAAGGATACTACTGCCGGTTTCGTTTGCTACCGCGCAGAAGTACTCGAAACCATCAATCTCGATCAGATCCATTTTCTCGGTTATGCATTCCAGATAGAAATGAAATTCGCCACCTGGAAACTCGGATTCAATATCCGCGAAGTGCCGATCATTTTCAAAGACCGGAAGTATGGCGCTTCGAAAATGCATAAAGGCATCGTAAAAGAAGGTATCCTGGGTGTGCTGAAACTCCGTTGGTACAGCTTATTCAAAGATTACCGCAATAAAGTGAAGAACAATCTTCCTCCGCCTGCTTTTCGCTCATCCTTCAAAAAAGACGAGGTTGTAAATCTGTAA
- a CDS encoding 3'-5' exonuclease: protein MLQLSKPLAILDLETTGVNLGVDRIVEIAIVRISPDGTRQVKRKLLNPEMPISAISADIHGITNEMVKDAPTFKQAANEIKQFLEHCDLAGYNSNRFDIPMLAEEFLRVGLDFDFKGRKLVDVQKVYHLMEQRTLSAAYKFYCNKNLEDAHSAEADASATWEVLQAQIEKYPQLGTTVDSVLKVIGEEPVVDFARRMIFENGVEIFNFGKHKGRSVAQVLKSEPQYYDWMMKGDFPLHTKQKLTEIFNRTLLKKG, encoded by the coding sequence ATGTTACAGTTATCTAAGCCATTAGCAATCCTTGACCTGGAAACTACCGGTGTGAACCTCGGAGTTGACCGGATTGTAGAAATCGCCATTGTTAGGATCTCTCCCGACGGAACAAGACAGGTGAAACGCAAATTACTGAACCCCGAAATGCCCATCTCAGCTATATCTGCGGATATTCATGGCATCACCAATGAAATGGTGAAGGATGCGCCTACTTTCAAGCAGGCCGCCAACGAGATCAAACAATTCCTTGAGCATTGCGACCTGGCTGGTTATAATTCCAACCGCTTCGATATCCCGATGCTTGCAGAAGAATTCCTGCGTGTAGGACTGGATTTCGATTTCAAGGGAAGGAAACTGGTGGACGTGCAGAAAGTGTACCATTTGATGGAACAACGTACCCTCAGCGCTGCATATAAGTTCTACTGCAACAAGAACCTGGAGGATGCGCACAGTGCAGAAGCTGATGCCAGCGCCACCTGGGAAGTATTGCAGGCGCAAATTGAAAAATACCCTCAGTTGGGAACTACGGTGGACAGCGTTCTCAAAGTGATCGGAGAAGAGCCTGTAGTGGATTTCGCACGTCGCATGATCTTCGAGAACGGCGTGGAAATATTCAATTTCGGTAAACACAAGGGAAGATCAGTGGCGCAGGTACTGAAGTCTGAACCTCAATATTATGATTGGATGATGAAAGGGGATTTTCCGCTTCATACCAAACAGAAACTCACGGAGATATTCAACAGGACCCTGTTAAAGAAGGGATAA
- a CDS encoding UDP-N-acetylmuramate--L-alanine ligase yields MNVHFIAIGGSVMHQLALALHKKGYRVTGSDDEIFEPALGNLRLAGILPDAMGWFPEKIQPGLDAVILGMHAKPDNPELLRAKELDLTIYSFPEYIYQESIEKTRVVVGGSHGKTTTTAMIMHVLNKTGKDFDYLVGARLEGFEQSVRITDAPILVAEGDEYPASVIEKRPKFHFLFPQIAIITGIAWDHINVFPTFEIYLEQFTIYIDKIEKGGILIYNESDPVLKELVEKHARKDIRYQPYGIPPHTIHDGATTVTIDGVSTILQVFGDHNLLNMHAAWYACDELGVDADAFTKAIASFTGASKRLELMAKNEQTAVYRDFAHAPSKVKATIDAVKQQYPHRTLIAVLELHTFSSLNEKFMDQYHGAMDKADKAVVYYSNHALELKRLPPLDPARIREGFGKEGLVVMNNRNDLMKWMEEQEYQHSNLLLMSSGNYDGADMLTFAKNVVEKI; encoded by the coding sequence ATGAACGTACATTTTATAGCCATCGGCGGCAGTGTAATGCACCAGCTTGCACTGGCCCTGCACAAGAAAGGATACCGCGTAACCGGTAGTGATGATGAGATATTTGAGCCCGCCCTCGGCAACCTGCGTCTGGCAGGCATTCTCCCCGATGCCATGGGATGGTTTCCCGAAAAGATCCAGCCTGGTCTGGACGCTGTGATCCTCGGCATGCATGCCAAACCCGACAACCCTGAGCTTCTTCGCGCAAAAGAACTGGACCTCACCATCTATTCCTTCCCTGAATATATTTACCAGGAAAGCATTGAAAAAACGCGTGTAGTGGTGGGCGGTAGTCATGGTAAAACCACCACAACGGCCATGATCATGCATGTGCTGAACAAAACCGGGAAAGATTTCGATTATCTGGTGGGCGCCAGGCTGGAAGGATTTGAACAATCTGTCCGTATCACCGATGCGCCGATCCTGGTGGCCGAAGGCGATGAATATCCTGCCAGTGTGATCGAGAAAAGGCCCAAATTCCATTTTCTCTTTCCCCAGATCGCAATCATCACCGGCATTGCCTGGGACCATATCAATGTGTTCCCCACCTTCGAAATATACCTGGAACAATTCACCATTTATATTGATAAAATTGAGAAGGGCGGTATACTCATCTACAATGAATCCGATCCTGTGCTGAAAGAGCTGGTGGAGAAACATGCGCGTAAGGATATCCGTTATCAGCCATACGGTATTCCTCCCCACACCATCCATGATGGCGCCACCACCGTTACCATCGATGGTGTTTCCACCATCCTGCAGGTATTCGGAGATCATAATCTCCTGAACATGCATGCCGCATGGTATGCCTGCGACGAACTGGGAGTGGATGCCGATGCTTTCACCAAAGCAATTGCCAGTTTCACCGGAGCGTCGAAGAGGCTGGAACTGATGGCGAAGAATGAGCAGACAGCGGTATACAGGGATTTTGCACATGCGCCTTCGAAGGTGAAAGCCACCATCGACGCCGTTAAGCAACAGTATCCCCACAGAACATTGATCGCCGTGCTGGAACTGCATACCTTCAGCAGTCTCAATGAAAAATTCATGGACCAATACCATGGCGCCATGGACAAGGCGGACAAAGCCGTTGTATATTATTCCAATCACGCACTGGAACTGAAACGCCTGCCGCCGCTGGACCCTGCAAGGATCCGCGAAGGATTTGGAAAAGAAGGATTGGTAGTGATGAACAACAGGAATGATCTGATGAAATGGATGGAAGAACAGGAATACCAGCACAGCAATCTGCTTTTGATGAGCTCCGGCAATTATGATGGAGCAGATATGCTTACATTTGCAAAGAACGTAGTTGAAAAAATATAA
- a CDS encoding RNA polymerase sigma factor yields the protein MKTDPREIALLEGLAKNDRQAIETIYKQHYNMVQSLIINNNGSVDDARDIFQEAMIVLYEKAKSGTFELNCLLKTYLYSVCRRLWLKKLQQQQKMVPDINGLEEMIPVEEEIDQHGQRSAAYQMMEKAMMNLGEPCRSLIDAFYLQKKSMTDIASFFGYTNADNAKNQKYKCLMRLKKLFFSAYKNNNNL from the coding sequence GTGAAAACAGACCCCAGGGAAATAGCATTATTGGAAGGACTGGCAAAGAACGACAGACAGGCCATTGAAACCATTTATAAACAGCATTATAATATGGTTCAGTCGCTGATAATCAACAATAACGGCTCAGTAGACGACGCAAGGGATATTTTCCAGGAAGCCATGATCGTACTCTACGAAAAGGCTAAATCAGGCACTTTCGAGCTCAACTGTCTTTTGAAAACCTACCTGTACTCTGTGTGCAGACGCCTTTGGCTCAAAAAATTGCAACAGCAGCAGAAGATGGTGCCCGATATCAACGGTCTGGAAGAAATGATCCCGGTGGAAGAAGAAATCGACCAGCATGGTCAGCGCAGTGCGGCTTACCAGATGATGGAAAAAGCCATGATGAATCTCGGAGAACCCTGCCGCAGCCTGATTGACGCTTTCTACCTGCAGAAAAAGAGCATGACCGATATTGCCAGCTTTTTCGGCTATACCAATGCCGATAATGCCAAGAACCAGAAATACAAATGTTTGATGCGACTGAAAAAACTTTTTTTCAGCGCCTACAAAAACAATAATAACCTGTGA
- a CDS encoding S1C family serine protease produces MEDVQLMDAIERYLRNEMPQEERAHFEQLRKSNPDIDQLVVEHTMFLQQMDQFSEWKDFKATLQDVHHQLADAGEIREGQPKATVVSLLRKYKKVMAVAASIAGITTVLIAGGVSWYTRQASNAELQQLRREFKIEVANKKNEVLDEVNAKMSKAPQNAELISGGTGFLIDGKGYLVTNAHVIKGGSTFVVQSNKGQEFRAKTAYVNYNSDIAILKISDEDWKTHSVLPYSFRKGNSDLGEPLFTLGFPREEIVYNEGYMSAKTGYNGDTLTCQIGVPANPGNSGGPVFNKNGEVIGIINTRLRQAEGVVFALTAKNIIRTLETIKKEDSTFKNLKLPQNTQIKGMDRVQQIKKIEDCVFMVKSY; encoded by the coding sequence ATGGAAGATGTACAATTGATGGATGCCATTGAACGCTACCTCCGCAATGAAATGCCCCAGGAGGAAAGGGCGCACTTTGAGCAGCTGCGTAAATCAAATCCTGACATTGACCAGCTGGTGGTGGAGCATACCATGTTCCTTCAGCAAATGGACCAGTTCAGTGAGTGGAAAGATTTCAAAGCCACTCTCCAGGATGTTCATCATCAACTGGCGGATGCCGGTGAGATCAGGGAAGGCCAGCCTAAAGCCACCGTAGTTTCCCTTCTTCGCAAATACAAGAAAGTAATGGCTGTGGCCGCGTCCATCGCCGGTATCACCACTGTACTCATTGCAGGTGGTGTAAGCTGGTACACACGCCAGGCCAGCAATGCAGAACTGCAACAACTGCGCCGCGAATTCAAAATAGAAGTAGCCAATAAAAAGAACGAGGTGCTGGACGAAGTGAACGCCAAAATGTCCAAAGCCCCTCAAAATGCCGAATTGATCTCCGGTGGTACTGGTTTCCTCATCGATGGAAAAGGTTACCTGGTCACCAATGCCCACGTGATCAAAGGCGGCAGCACCTTTGTAGTGCAATCGAACAAAGGCCAGGAATTCCGCGCAAAAACAGCTTACGTAAATTATAATTCAGATATCGCCATCCTCAAGATCAGCGATGAAGACTGGAAAACGCATAGCGTTCTCCCCTACTCCTTCCGCAAAGGAAATTCCGACCTTGGTGAGCCCCTGTTCACACTGGGCTTCCCGCGTGAAGAGATCGTATACAACGAAGGATACATGAGCGCCAAAACAGGTTATAACGGCGATACCCTCACCTGCCAGATCGGAGTACCTGCCAACCCTGGTAACTCAGGCGGCCCTGTGTTCAACAAGAACGGTGAAGTGATCGGTATCATCAACACAAGACTCAGACAGGCTGAAGGCGTAGTATTTGCCCTCACCGCTAAAAATATTATTCGTACGCTGGAGACAATTAAAAAGGAAGACAGCACGTTTAAAAACCTGAAGCTTCCTCAGAATACACAGATCAAGGGAATGGACCGTGTGCAACAGATCAAGAAGATCGAAGACTGTGTATTCATGGTTAAAAGCTACTGA
- a CDS encoding nucleotidyltransferase family protein, with amino-acid sequence MQPTLLILAAGMASRYGSMKQIQSFGPGGETIMDYSIYDAIRAGYKKVVFIIRKEFKQDFAAIFEPRLEGKVEIDYVYQEVAEGRTKPWGTAQAILCGKDTIKEPFAVINADDFYGRDAFEKSYKFLTTDVKPDVYSIIGYELLKTLSDNGTVNRGVCQVDAEGNLSAIAERLNIQQQDGKILTDDNQEPKELALDSKVSMNFWCFDPAVFTYTENMFREFEAANRTNPKAEFFIPLVADQFIKDKAGVIRVIPTSSKWFGVTYKEDAPEVKAALEALVAAGEYPPALWK; translated from the coding sequence ATGCAACCAACTCTTTTAATACTGGCGGCCGGAATGGCTTCGCGCTATGGCAGTATGAAACAGATACAATCATTTGGACCCGGAGGCGAAACCATTATGGATTACTCGATCTATGATGCTATCCGCGCCGGTTACAAGAAGGTGGTATTCATCATCAGGAAGGAATTCAAACAGGATTTTGCCGCTATTTTCGAGCCCAGGCTCGAAGGAAAAGTGGAGATCGATTATGTATACCAGGAAGTGGCCGAAGGAAGAACAAAGCCCTGGGGAACCGCACAAGCCATCCTCTGCGGTAAAGACACCATCAAAGAACCATTTGCTGTGATCAATGCAGATGATTTTTATGGCCGCGATGCTTTCGAGAAATCATATAAATTCCTCACTACCGATGTGAAGCCCGATGTGTATTCCATCATCGGATATGAACTGTTGAAAACATTGTCAGACAATGGTACCGTAAACCGGGGCGTTTGCCAGGTGGATGCAGAAGGCAACCTGAGCGCTATCGCAGAAAGACTGAACATCCAGCAGCAAGACGGTAAGATCCTCACAGACGATAACCAGGAGCCTAAAGAACTGGCGCTGGATTCCAAAGTGAGCATGAACTTCTGGTGTTTCGATCCTGCGGTGTTCACATACACTGAAAATATGTTCAGGGAATTCGAAGCTGCCAACAGAACCAATCCGAAAGCGGAGTTCTTCATTCCGCTGGTGGCTGATCAGTTCATCAAAGACAAGGCCGGTGTAATCAGGGTGATCCCTACTTCTTCCAAATGGTTCGGTGTAACGTACAAGGAAGATGCTCCTGAAGTGAAAGCCGCACTGGAAGCGCTTGTGGCTGCAGGTGAGTATCCTCCCGCATTGTGGAAATAA
- a CDS encoding 1-aminocyclopropane-1-carboxylate deaminase/D-cysteine desulfhydrase, producing the protein MFRPSTYHQSIDLHKAIIQPLPLAAGITASILRLDLIHPVISGNKWFKLKYHLQAAMEAGSKGLLTFGGAWSNHLVATAAAAAELSLPAVGIVRGERPAQLSAALQDATDAGMLLHFVSRSAYADESVLHTAMQEQFPGYYLVPQGGQSEAGVCGAADIMQLVPDAAQYTHIACAAGTGTMMAGLVEASNPQQQVLGFSSLKLSNTDDNSLASFLEARTTKHNYQFIWQYHFGGYARKTTVLTGFMNNLFQQTAIPTDIVYTGKLLYGLNDLAAGNFFPANSRLLVIHSGGLQGNRSLPAGLLDY; encoded by the coding sequence TTGTTCCGCCCATCAACATATCATCAATCGATTGATCTGCATAAAGCCATCATTCAACCACTGCCATTGGCGGCAGGCATTACTGCCAGCATACTCCGCCTGGATCTTATACACCCTGTGATCTCGGGAAACAAATGGTTCAAACTGAAGTATCACCTGCAAGCCGCTATGGAAGCGGGTTCCAAAGGCTTACTAACATTCGGTGGCGCCTGGAGCAATCATCTTGTTGCCACTGCTGCTGCAGCAGCGGAATTGTCTCTTCCAGCTGTGGGTATTGTGCGCGGAGAGCGGCCGGCACAACTCAGCGCTGCATTGCAGGATGCAACAGATGCAGGCATGTTATTGCATTTCGTCAGCAGATCAGCGTATGCCGATGAATCTGTTCTGCATACTGCGATGCAGGAACAGTTCCCGGGTTATTACCTGGTGCCACAGGGAGGCCAGAGCGAAGCCGGTGTGTGTGGGGCTGCAGATATAATGCAACTGGTCCCCGATGCCGCACAATACACGCATATCGCCTGTGCGGCAGGTACAGGAACCATGATGGCGGGCCTGGTTGAGGCGAGTAATCCACAACAACAAGTGTTAGGTTTCAGCAGTCTCAAACTCAGCAACACTGATGATAACAGCCTTGCCAGTTTCCTGGAAGCCCGGACTACCAAACACAATTACCAGTTCATCTGGCAATACCATTTCGGTGGCTATGCGCGGAAAACCACAGTACTCACGGGTTTCATGAACAACCTGTTTCAGCAAACCGCTATTCCCACGGATATCGTATATACCGGAAAACTCTTATATGGGTTGAATGATCTGGCTGCAGGAAATTTTTTTCCGGCCAATAGCAGGTTGCTGGTGATACATAGTGGTGGGTTACAGGGGAATCGGTCGCTCCCGGCGGGTTTACTGGACTATTAA
- a CDS encoding superantigen-like protein SSL4, whose translation MSKLWVAFLMLVSFSSFAQDTLPRFTVTTRGYNKAIISWTNNYTSVTQINVQRSFDSSKGFRTILNVPDPTVPQNGFVDTKAPAQNMFYRLFIVLEDGNYIFSPAQRPYWDTLGAIRPDSKEFSLTGENNNRRIVAADNMSQREVEQLKAELREATKKATAKPNTSVPTPNATAAPKAPERYFIVKKKDSILFNIPEKGFKKFRDSIVYRTKDTMAFKNLDTIVLRPFIPREIYKPSRFVYTDKDGNVVIDLYDALKKDYEVKFFDEKQTPIFDIHKVKDPMLIIDKVTFLRSGWYRFELYEEGKLKETHKVFIPKDF comes from the coding sequence ATGAGCAAGCTGTGGGTCGCGTTTTTGATGTTGGTTTCTTTCTCATCCTTTGCACAGGATACCTTGCCCCGGTTCACCGTAACCACCAGGGGGTACAATAAAGCTATCATCAGCTGGACGAATAATTACACCAGCGTTACACAGATCAACGTTCAGCGGTCATTCGACAGCTCCAAAGGTTTCCGCACCATCCTCAATGTTCCCGACCCCACCGTTCCGCAAAATGGTTTCGTAGATACCAAGGCACCCGCACAAAATATGTTCTACAGGCTTTTCATTGTGCTGGAAGATGGCAACTATATTTTCAGTCCGGCCCAGAGGCCTTACTGGGATACTCTTGGCGCCATCCGTCCGGATTCCAAAGAATTCTCGCTCACAGGAGAGAACAATAACAGGCGCATCGTTGCAGCAGACAATATGAGCCAGCGTGAAGTGGAACAACTCAAGGCTGAGCTCCGCGAAGCCACAAAGAAAGCTACGGCAAAACCCAATACATCCGTACCAACCCCCAATGCCACCGCAGCTCCCAAAGCGCCCGAACGCTATTTCATTGTAAAGAAAAAAGATTCCATCCTTTTCAATATTCCTGAAAAAGGGTTCAAGAAATTCAGAGACTCTATCGTCTACCGCACAAAAGATACAATGGCCTTCAAGAATCTGGACACCATCGTACTGCGCCCCTTCATTCCGCGCGAGATCTACAAACCTTCACGTTTTGTGTATACAGACAAAGACGGGAATGTTGTGATCGACCTTTACGATGCACTGAAGAAAGATTATGAGGTGAAATTCTTCGATGAGAAACAAACGCCCATCTTCGATATCCATAAAGTAAAGGACCCTATGCTGATCATAGACAAAGTGACTTTCCTCCGTTCGGGCTGGTACAGGTTTGAATTATATGAAGAAGGGAAGCTGAAAGAAACACATAAGGTGTTTATTCCAAAAGATTTTTAA
- the lipB gene encoding lipoyl(octanoyl) transferase LipB translates to MIPVIFEDLGNMSYQAAWDYQEQLLKQKVEKKSKAFAVSSEVEPDPEPIAHHFLLVEHPPVYTLGKSGKMEHVLISEEDRNAKGIEFFKINRGGDITFHGPQQIVGYPIIDLEQFYTDIGKYLRNLEEVIILTMAEYGLKGDRSPGETGVWLDPDDITRARKICAMGIRCSRWVTMHGFAFNVNTDLNYFNYIVPCGIENKTVTSLEKELGYPLPMEEVKEKVKRNFEKVFGAVLQ, encoded by the coding sequence ATGATTCCCGTCATTTTTGAAGACCTCGGCAATATGTCTTACCAGGCTGCCTGGGATTACCAGGAGCAACTGTTGAAACAAAAAGTAGAGAAGAAATCAAAGGCTTTCGCTGTTTCATCAGAGGTGGAACCCGATCCGGAGCCCATTGCACATCATTTTTTGCTGGTGGAGCATCCTCCTGTTTACACGCTTGGCAAGAGTGGAAAGATGGAACATGTGCTGATCAGTGAGGAAGACCGCAATGCAAAGGGAATTGAATTCTTCAAGATCAACCGGGGCGGCGATATCACTTTCCATGGGCCGCAACAGATCGTTGGCTATCCTATCATCGATCTCGAACAATTCTATACAGATATCGGAAAATATCTTCGCAACCTGGAGGAAGTGATCATTCTTACCATGGCTGAATACGGCCTGAAAGGGGATCGCTCTCCCGGAGAAACAGGCGTATGGCTCGACCCCGATGATATCACCCGCGCACGCAAGATCTGCGCTATGGGCATCCGCTGCAGCCGCTGGGTAACGATGCACGGATTTGCTTTCAACGTAAATACCGATCTGAATTACTTCAACTATATAGTGCCTTGCGGCATTGAGAACAAAACTGTGACCTCACTCGAAAAAGAGCTCGGTTATCCCTTACCGATGGAAGAGGTAAAAGAAAAAGTGAAAAGGAATTTCGAGAAAGTTTTTGGTGCGGTGTTACAATAA